The Pocillopora verrucosa isolate sample1 chromosome 2, ASM3666991v2, whole genome shotgun sequence genome has a segment encoding these proteins:
- the LOC131770362 gene encoding uncharacterized protein, with translation MDYPYSVLQKYFQCSSKTVTAAKVHCILFGHGGVPVEKFKFTRQCVSPQVLEELTEFLHRDDVSRASSCRSVLVDGEEMAVRYWQDTVKGLINQYLLEFPNGVKRTYIYTHLPTNFRMNTMLAGLCNICDDFGHSNFDELCTFIKELCSHSPGLNGSALVKDVRRYQTFVKTKFSKLSQRHSSCLELCQSHAFSSCPEEHQAVCTDISPIYNVYSSVLESVDGISDQSVKSDLTARLQELFKVHTDYLGHLLCTKHQGDYYKFILKNLKPGECVMVIDYKMKLELGKRVREIQRDWYGKWGISLHGCYVVAQVDENQRSSEVFDLWSEDTKQDAFFTQSALDVCFSWLERVFPGYSVYLFSDNGPHYHNTAVLCYLSEVNEVFNVRLQQYNNFEAGEGKTALDTHFAHISHKIVRYVRLGNDLETGEELGDLVQSMKNVSCFKLNIDRSKAPKKMGTLKDISLFGSFAFPMDGEYASGLVAQSLAGVGKMVKKTKVQVKKLASRESCLAGVTGSSISSELPEPLERHLAVSIQPQDVYTIRFINHAPETVLAPTLDNVPQPSSFPSPPSGFALKKNSGKKTVFSLAQKEIMMLFYNRQVTSGMQADPKDVIACMRERGVEVLKEQQIRSWWSMYHQKRERSLNSLTNDACNPTSQQHPVQPPSVSAPTTPASQQPSVATMCASQQPSGHAAPVPAPTSPASQQPSAHATPLMATTAPGNQQHSGHAAPVPAFTTPASQQPSGHTTQGMAATMPASQQPSGHTAPVPAHTTPASQQPSGHAAPVPAHTTPASQQPCTTDYWSHCSWNCRYYTMEFSS, from the exons ATGGATTACCCATATTCTGTTCTTCAGAAGTATTTTCAGTGCTCCTCTAAAACCGTAACAGCTGCAAAGGTACACTGCATACTGTTTGGCCATGGAGGTGTGCCTGTGGAGAAATTCAAGTTTACCCGTCAGTGTGTGAGTCCTCAAGTGCTGGAAGAACTGACTGAGTTTCTACACAGGGATGATGTCTCTAGAGCTTCTTCGTGTAGAAGTGTACTGGTTGATGGAGAGGAGATGGCTGTCAGGTACTGGCAAGACACTGTTAAAGGCCTGATTAACCAGTACTTACTGGAGTTTCCAAATGGAGTAAAGCGTACATATATTTATACACATTTGCCAACCAATTTCCGCATGAACACCATGCTTGCAGGTTTGTGCAACATCTGCGATGACTTTGGTCACTctaattttgatgaattgtgTACATTTATCAAGGAACTCTGTTCACACAGCCCTGGCCTCAATGGATCTGCCCTTGTCAAGGATGTTAGGCGCTATCAGACttttgtgaaaacaaaattctcaaaactttCACAGCGTCATTCCTCATGTTTAGAGTTATGTCAAAGTCATGCATTTTCATCTTGTCCCGAGGAGCACCAAGCGGTATGCACTGACATTTCACCTATTTATAATGTTTACAGCTCTGTTTTGGAGTCAGTTGATGGTATCTCAGATCAATCTGTGAAATCTGACTTGACAGCACGCTTGCAAGAATTGTTCAAGGTGCATACTGACTACCTTGGACATCTACTTTGCACCAAACATCAAGGGGACTATTATAAGTTTATTCTGAAGAACTTGAAACCTGGAGAGTGTGTAATGGTTATTGATTATAAGATGAAGCTAGAGCTGGGCAAACGAGTAAGAGAAATCCAGAGAGACTGGTACGGCAAATGGGGAATCTCTTTACATGGTTGCTATGTGGTTGCCCAGGTGGATGAGAACCAACGCAGTAGTGAGGTGTTTGACCTGTGGTCGGAGGACACGAAGCAGGACGCTTTCTTTACTCAGAGCGCACTGGATGTCTGCTTTTCCTGGCTGGAAAGGGTCTTTCCTGGATACTCTGTATACCTCTTTTCTG ACAATGGTCCTCATTACCATAACACTGCAGTGCTGTGCTATCTTTCTGAAGTAAACGAGGTGTTTAATGTGCGACTCCAGCAGTACAACAATTTCGAGGCAGGTGAAGGCAAAACAGCTCTTGACACCCACTTTGCCCACATCAGCCACAAGATTGTGCGCTATGTTCGCTTAGGAAATGACCTGGAGACAGGAGAAGAACTTGGAGATCTTGTGcag AGTATGAAAAATGTGTCATGTTTTAAGCTGAACATCGACAGAAGCAAGGCCCCTAAGAAAATGGGAACTTTGAAGGACATTTCCCTGTTTGGCAGCTTTGCATTTCCTATGGATGGAGAGTATGCAAGTGGATTGGTAGCTCAATCACTGGCTGGTGTAgggaaaatggtaaaaaagacCAAGGTGCAAGTAAAAAAGCTGGCTTCAAGAGAATCCTGCTTGGCTGGTGTGACGGGGTCTTCTATTTCATCAGAGCTTCCAGAGCCTCTGGAAAGGCATTTAGCGGTTTCCATTCAGCCACAAGATGTCTACACCATCCGGTTTATCAATCATGCTCCTGAAACAGTGCTGGCTCCAACCCTGGATAATGTTCCCCAGCCATCCTCTTTCCCTTCACCACCCAGTGGGTTTGCATTAAAGAAAAACTCTGGCAAGAAAACTGTGTTCAGCTTAGCCCAGAAAGAGATTATGATGTTGTTTTACAACAGGCAAGTTACCAGTGGCATGCAGGCTGACCCAAAAGATGTAATTGCATGCATGAGAGAGAGAGGAGTGGAGGTACTTAAGGAGCAACAAATAAGAAGCTGGTGGAGCATGTATCATCAAAAGAGGGAAAGATCCTTAAATTCCTTAACCAATGATGCATGCAATCCGACTTCTCAACAGCACCCTGTTCAGCCACCATCAGTATCAGCTCCCACTACgcctgcatcccagcaaccctcGGTTGCCACTATGTgtgcatcccagcaaccctcaggtCATGCAGCTCCAGTACCAGCTCCCACTTCgcctgcatcccagcaaccctcagCTCATGCAACTCCATTGATGGCTACCACTGCACCTGGAAACCAGCAACATTCAGGTCATGCAGCTCCAGTGCCAGCTTTCACTACgcctgcatcccagcaaccctcaggtCACACAACTCAAGGGATGGCCGCCACTATgcctgcatcccagcaaccctcaggtCATACAGCTCCAGTGCCAGCTCACACTACgcctgcatcccagcaaccctcaggtCATGCAGCTCCAGTGCCAGCTCACACTACgcctgcatcccagcaaccctgCACTACCGATTACTGGTCACACTGTTCCTGGAATTGCAGGTATTATACAATGGAGTTTTCCAGTTGA